In the Nitrospirota bacterium genome, one interval contains:
- a CDS encoding PAS domain S-box protein, giving the protein MIKKKIDIYTSPLRLILLIIASVFIAEALIMLSLYIFTPTLQIWILLDAVLLTILISPAIYFFGFRPLIAHINERKRAEENTLHALTELDQIFQTAADGMRIIDKNFNIIRMNKTLAKLSGVSAEEAKGKKCYEMFPGSQCHTPDCSLSQILKGNDRVEIESVKQRRDGVNIDCIVTVTPFRDYTGKLIGIVEDFKDITTRKLAEKEVKTLKKQIEFILGATKTGLDIIDSEYNIIYIDPEWKEVYGNPKGRKCYEYFMGSNQICMGCGVKKALETKTITVTEKILCKEANRPVQVTTIPFQNEKGEWLVAEVNVDITERKKLEQQLLQAQKMEAIGQLAGGIAHDFNNILTTIIGYGSLLQMEISRKSHLHTYTSHILYSAQRASHLTQALLAFSRKQIINPKPVNLNDIILTFEKILSRIIGEDIELSTSLSEEDLIIMADATLIEQILMNLVTNARDAMPEGGNLIISTEKTRINSEFIHAHGFGKSGFYALVSVKDTGYGMDLKTQAKIFEPFFTTKETGKGTGLGLSVVYGIIKQHEGYINVYSEIGKGTIFRIYLPLIDKIIEGEQTTDISPLEGSLETVLLAEDDVEVRRLYKQILCEFGYEVLEADDGEQAVRLFHENKDRIALIIFDVIMPKKNGKEAYDEIKKINPNIKTIFTSGYTADIVHKKGILDEGLDFLSKPVSPQGLLKKVKEVLER; this is encoded by the coding sequence ATGATAAAGAAAAAAATAGATATTTACACATCTCCTTTAAGGCTAATTTTGTTAATAATCGCTTCTGTTTTTATAGCTGAGGCACTCATAATGCTCTCTTTATATATTTTCACCCCCACACTTCAAATCTGGATCCTTTTAGATGCGGTCCTTCTGACCATTCTTATTTCTCCTGCCATTTATTTTTTCGGATTCCGTCCATTAATTGCTCATATAAATGAACGTAAACGTGCTGAAGAAAATACACTTCACGCATTAACTGAACTCGACCAGATATTTCAGACTGCCGCAGATGGAATGCGAATTATTGATAAAAACTTCAATATCATAAGGATGAATAAGACTTTAGCAAAGCTTTCAGGTGTTAGTGCTGAAGAAGCAAAAGGGAAAAAGTGTTATGAAATGTTTCCTGGTTCTCAGTGCCATACACCAGATTGTTCTTTAAGCCAAATTCTCAAAGGTAATGATAGGGTGGAGATTGAATCTGTTAAGCAGCGCAGAGACGGCGTAAATATAGATTGCATAGTGACGGTGACGCCTTTCAGAGACTATACAGGTAAACTGATCGGAATAGTTGAGGATTTTAAAGACATCACAACTCGAAAACTGGCAGAGAAGGAAGTAAAAACTCTCAAGAAGCAAATAGAGTTTATTCTGGGAGCAACAAAAACGGGACTTGATATTATTGATTCTGAATATAACATAATTTATATAGACCCTGAATGGAAGGAAGTATACGGTAATCCGAAAGGCAGGAAATGTTATGAATATTTCATGGGAAGTAATCAGATATGCATGGGGTGCGGTGTAAAAAAAGCGCTCGAAACCAAAACAATAACTGTTACTGAAAAGATTCTGTGCAAAGAAGCAAACAGGCCAGTGCAGGTCACTACCATTCCATTTCAGAATGAAAAAGGTGAATGGCTGGTCGCAGAGGTGAACGTAGATATAACAGAACGAAAGAAACTCGAGCAACAGTTACTGCAAGCACAAAAGATGGAGGCTATTGGTCAGCTTGCGGGAGGGATTGCCCACGATTTCAATAATATTTTAACAACTATCATAGGATATGGGAGCCTTCTGCAAATGGAAATATCAAGAAAAAGCCATTTGCATACATATACATCCCACATACTGTATTCAGCACAAAGAGCTTCCCATCTTACACAAGCACTTCTTGCATTCAGCAGAAAACAGATTATTAACCCAAAACCCGTTAACCTTAATGATATTATTTTAACATTTGAGAAAATTCTTTCAAGAATTATCGGCGAAGACATCGAACTTTCAACTTCTCTTTCAGAAGAAGACTTGATCATCATGGCAGATGCAACACTCATTGAACAGATTTTAATGAACCTGGTGACAAATGCGAGAGACGCTATGCCTGAAGGAGGCAATCTGATAATAAGTACCGAAAAAACAAGAATAAATTCAGAATTTATACACGCACACGGTTTTGGAAAATCAGGATTTTATGCTCTTGTTTCAGTAAAAGATACAGGTTACGGCATGGATCTTAAGACACAGGCGAAGATATTTGAGCCATTTTTTACTACAAAGGAAACAGGTAAAGGGACAGGACTTGGTTTATCTGTTGTATACGGTATTATTAAACAACATGAAGGATATATTAATGTATATAGTGAAATTGGTAAGGGGACTATATTCAGAATTTATCTTCCATTAATTGACAAAATAATTGAAGGTGAACAAACTACTGATATCTCACCTCTTGAAGGATCTTTAGAAACAGTACTCCTTGCAGAAGACGACGTAGAGGTAAGAAGACTCTATAAACAGATTCTGTGTGAATTCGGATATGAAGTTCTGGAAGCTGATGATGGTGAACAAGCAGTAAGATTATTTCATGAAAATAAAGACAGAATTGCTCTAATAATCTTTGATGTGATTATGCCGAAGAAGAACGGGAAAGAGGCTTATGATGAAATAAAAAAGATAAATCCTAATATAAAAACAATATTTACGAGTGGATACACCGCAGATATTGTGCACAAAAAAGGGATTCTTGATGAAGGCTTAGACTTCCTTTCCAAACCTGTATCCCCACAGGGTCTTTTGAAGAAAGTAAAAGAGGTTCTTGAGAGATAA
- a CDS encoding polysaccharide biosynthesis/export family protein: protein MRVLRSNLIFRSEIAILCIFFLISCSSEYASKTPPIIDYSSKKKTEQLNEVIMLHSATRSGVIEDYRIGHEDLLEIEAYNIDDLKKIVRVNCQGDIALPLVGVIKANGMTVSELEQEIAKRLEKYVQETVVTVFVKEYRSQRISVIGAVNNPQTYAVTGQRYLVDMLMQAGGLREEAGNICYVIRPSAKDIPDSRTETLVIDLNELLINGNFDLNIPVFAGDVINIPKGGVVFVDGAVKNPGIFTLKSRTTFIQAISMAHGLNPDAVLNDIRIFRDNGKGERDVIRADYEAISKGQSSDIVLADNDIIIVPKSGIKNFFNGFISTIKGFISFGKGL, encoded by the coding sequence TTGCGAGTTCTACGAAGCAATCTAATCTTTCGAAGCGAGATTGCTATTTTATGTATATTTTTTCTTATCAGTTGCAGTAGTGAATATGCTTCAAAAACCCCTCCTATTATTGATTACAGTTCAAAAAAAAAGACTGAACAATTGAATGAAGTAATCATGTTACATTCAGCAACAAGGTCCGGCGTTATTGAGGATTATCGTATTGGGCATGAAGACCTTCTTGAAATTGAGGCTTATAATATTGATGACCTGAAAAAGATAGTAAGGGTTAATTGTCAGGGTGATATAGCATTGCCTTTGGTTGGTGTTATCAAGGCAAATGGTATGACTGTTTCAGAACTTGAACAGGAGATTGCAAAACGCCTTGAGAAATATGTACAGGAAACTGTTGTTACTGTATTTGTTAAAGAATATCGCAGTCAGCGGATATCGGTTATTGGAGCAGTAAATAATCCACAAACATATGCTGTTACAGGACAACGATATCTTGTTGATATGCTTATGCAAGCAGGTGGGCTAAGAGAAGAAGCAGGAAATATCTGCTACGTTATTCGTCCTTCTGCAAAGGACATCCCTGACAGCAGGACTGAGACACTTGTTATTGATCTTAATGAACTGTTGATAAATGGTAATTTCGATCTAAACATTCCTGTCTTTGCTGGAGATGTAATAAATATTCCAAAAGGTGGGGTTGTTTTTGTTGACGGAGCTGTAAAAAATCCTGGTATTTTTACTTTGAAATCAAGAACAACCTTCATACAGGCTATCTCAATGGCTCATGGTCTCAATCCTGATGCAGTGTTGAATGATATCAGGATATTCAGAGATAATGGAAAGGGTGAAAGAGATGTGATTCGTGCTGACTACGAAGCGATTTCTAAAGGACAGAGCTCAGACATTGTCCTTGCAGATAATGACATAATAATTGTGCCGAAAAGTGGTATTAAAAATTTCTTTAACGGTTTTATCAGCACGATCAAGGGCTTTATTTCATTCGGTAAAGGACTTTAG
- a CDS encoding glycine--tRNA ligase subunit beta translates to MSQIINNKSSFILEIGTEDLPARFLPLAIKQLGENTKAILTENQIQFSKIKTYGTPRRLVVIGEGVPRMQDDRIKEVYGPSRKVAYDENGNPTKAAIGFANSHGINVENLVIKKKDKGEYIVAIIEEKGKEIQEILPEVFKRIVLSIHLPKSMRWGNGNIRFARPIRWLMAFLNDEIINFEIDGIKCGNLTRGHRFLSPAAFQIKEIPTYKKLLANNYVIVDPEERKRIIIDRMDKILSSLDKKAVEDEELLETVINLVEYPVPVLATFPEKYLDLPKELLITVMKGHQKYFAVQGKDGMLSNYFVVISNTTKENSDTVKTGAERVIRARFEDAKFYYEEDSKKSLADRINDLRKVTFNERLGTLYEKTERIVKVAEFLADRTLPSSKDILLRAAWLAKTDLLTGVVREFPELQGVMGKYYALKNGETKEVANALEEQYLPAHSGGKLPESDIGSLLSISDKIDNIAGFFSIDLAPTGSEDPFALRRQALGILAIILNRTFEVTLNELVSKSLEPFQNLQGSAEIKGKILKFFKNRLENILLEQGYSTDIVQSALPLSSDIYLNQLKNRLDSLKRFKEKNEYNDFLTAIKRISNILPEKVTLPSFNEILLKEESEKMLAQKLDSITSILKESLDLKDYDSAINILTSLTDYINSFFDNVLVMDKDDNIRLNRLSLLNEVWKKASEVTDFSKLLPK, encoded by the coding sequence ATGTCACAGATAATAAACAATAAGTCATCCTTTATTCTTGAGATAGGCACTGAAGATTTACCAGCCAGATTTTTACCGTTAGCTATAAAACAGCTTGGTGAAAATACAAAGGCTATCTTAACAGAAAATCAAATACAATTTTCTAAAATAAAAACCTATGGCACTCCTCGAAGGCTTGTAGTTATTGGAGAAGGTGTTCCAAGGATGCAGGATGATAGAATAAAGGAAGTTTACGGACCGTCACGTAAAGTGGCTTATGATGAAAATGGAAATCCAACAAAAGCAGCAATTGGTTTTGCAAATTCACATGGAATTAATGTGGAGAATCTTGTAATTAAGAAAAAAGATAAGGGTGAATATATAGTTGCAATAATAGAAGAGAAAGGCAAGGAGATTCAGGAAATACTGCCTGAAGTTTTTAAAAGGATTGTGCTTTCAATTCATTTACCAAAATCTATGAGATGGGGCAATGGAAACATACGTTTTGCAAGGCCTATACGCTGGCTTATGGCTTTTTTAAATGATGAGATTATAAATTTTGAGATTGATGGAATAAAGTGTGGAAATTTAACAAGGGGTCATAGATTTCTATCTCCAGCAGCTTTTCAGATAAAAGAAATACCTACTTATAAAAAATTACTTGCTAACAATTATGTAATAGTTGACCCGGAAGAGAGAAAAAGAATAATTATTGACAGAATGGATAAAATTTTATCATCTCTTGATAAAAAAGCTGTTGAAGACGAAGAGCTTCTCGAAACAGTAATAAATCTTGTTGAATATCCTGTCCCTGTTCTGGCGACTTTTCCAGAAAAATATCTCGATCTTCCAAAAGAGCTTTTGATAACAGTCATGAAAGGTCATCAGAAATATTTTGCGGTTCAGGGAAAAGATGGCATGTTAAGTAATTATTTCGTTGTAATAAGTAATACCACTAAGGAAAATTCGGATACTGTAAAAACTGGTGCTGAAAGGGTTATCAGAGCAAGATTTGAAGACGCTAAATTCTATTATGAGGAAGACTCAAAAAAATCACTTGCTGATAGGATTAACGATCTCAGAAAAGTTACTTTCAATGAACGTCTTGGAACACTCTATGAAAAGACAGAGAGAATAGTTAAGGTTGCTGAATTTCTTGCAGATAGAACTCTTCCTTCTTCAAAGGATATTTTACTACGTGCTGCATGGCTTGCCAAAACAGATCTGCTAACCGGTGTTGTTAGAGAATTCCCTGAACTTCAGGGTGTTATGGGTAAATACTATGCTTTAAAAAATGGAGAGACAAAGGAAGTTGCAAATGCACTTGAGGAACAATATCTGCCAGCACATTCAGGTGGAAAATTGCCAGAATCCGATATCGGTTCACTGCTCAGCATATCTGATAAGATTGACAATATAGCAGGATTTTTTTCTATCGATCTTGCTCCTACAGGGTCTGAAGACCCTTTTGCGTTAAGGAGGCAGGCGCTCGGGATACTGGCGATTATACTCAACAGGACTTTCGAAGTTACACTGAATGAGCTTGTTAGTAAATCCCTTGAGCCTTTTCAGAATCTTCAGGGCTCTGCTGAAATAAAAGGTAAAATCCTTAAATTTTTCAAGAACAGGCTTGAAAATATTTTATTGGAGCAGGGCTATAGCACAGATATTGTCCAATCAGCTTTACCATTATCGTCTGATATATATTTAAATCAATTAAAAAATAGGCTAGACTCTCTGAAAAGATTTAAAGAAAAGAACGAATACAATGATTTTCTCACAGCTATAAAACGTATTAGCAACATTCTGCCAGAGAAAGTGACTCTGCCATCTTTCAATGAAATTCTGCTGAAAGAGGAATCAGAGAAAATGCTTGCTCAAAAACTCGATTCTATCACATCTATTCTTAAAGAAAGTTTAGATTTGAAGGATTATGATTCAGCTATAAATATTCTCACATCATTAACGGATTATATAAATTCTTTTTTTGATAATGTCCTGGTTATGGATAAAGATGATAATATCCGTCTGAACAGGTTGTCTCTTTTAAACGAAGTCTGGAAGAAAGCCTCAGAGGTTACAGATTTCTCAAAGCTATTACCAAAATAA